One part of the Rutidosis leptorrhynchoides isolate AG116_Rl617_1_P2 chromosome 1, CSIRO_AGI_Rlap_v1, whole genome shotgun sequence genome encodes these proteins:
- the LOC139851793 gene encoding uncharacterized protein yields the protein MAPSGKYDKIYTVTSVHHLIPIKLDLAKLNYTHRSTLFATHCHRFNVHQFLEASSYPPDEEISKADVVVLGWIFLTISETLLERLLSLQPKTAFAAWEFLKTIFQDNKHSKIVELTTELRSLNIGDLTVEQYFLKVESLFALLTNLGSKIDEDQLVTYAINALSERFPHAHHIILHSNPFPSFDTVQFMITLEEMQVSRKSRTNVEASHTPSAPTTTTKVYI from the coding sequence ATGGCTCCTTCCGGCAAATATGATAAAATCTACACGGTCACATCGGTTCATCATCTAATACCGATCAAACTCGATCTTGCTAAATTAAATTATACTCACCGGAGTACTCTCTTTGCTACACACTGTCACAGATTCAACGTCCACCAATTTCTTGAAGCTTCATCCTATCCACCTGATGAAGAAATAAGCAAGGCCGACGTTGTCGTGTTGGGGTGGATTTTCTTGACTATTTCGGAAACCCTTCTAGAACGACTGTTAAGTTTGCAACCTAAAACTGCCTTCGCTGCTTGGGAATTTCTAAAGACAATATTTCAAGACAACAAGCATTCTAAGATTGTTGAACTTACAACAGAATTACGGTCCCTCAACATCGGCGATCTAACCGTAGAACAATATTTTTTAAAGGTCGAATCCTTATTTGCGTTGCTAACTAACCTCGGTTCCAAAATTGATGAAGACCAGTTAGTCACATATGCGATCAACGCGCTAAGCGAGAGGTTTCCACACGCCCATCACATCATCCTACATAGCAATCCGTTCCCAAGTTTCGATACGGTTCAGTTTATGATCACCCTTGAGGAGATGCAAGTCTCACGTAAAAGCAGAACCAATGTCGAAGCCTCGCACACCCCATCTGCTCCTACCACAACAACAAAAGTGTACATATAG
- the LOC139851786 gene encoding uncharacterized protein — MLQHLRKKFVILEHANTWMLKLIGKKVKNWTARLKNKYWDLDKSFKKQVKSRPPEMQRDHLKLLVIYRNNERNKELSKKKKSKSGQKGNGAVDQLKRENLQLDWLCFEDVFSKETNMDEIAKTLSEGSTDNRGPDDVFSKVMGNNKYGAVNMYGLGVRASDLWGKLPSHNVVCMENIQLKLENTELTEENVHLKEKLVGDEVFLHNILNPSEKVGRGWLRTLDPTEVIGGVEIEDDWCAVHLQHVLKKGADMVRPFDLIKKVEDATGVTIA, encoded by the exons ATGCTTCAACATTTAAgg AAAAAGTTTGTTATTCTCGAACATGCTAATACTTGGATGCTCAAATTAATTGGGAAGAAAGTGAAAAACTGGACGGCAAGATTAAAGAACAAATACTGGGATTTAGATAAATCATTTAAGAAGCAAGTGAAATCAAGGCCTCCAGAAATGCAGAGAGATCATTTGAAGCTACTTGTAATTTATCGGAATAATGAAAGGAATAAG GAGCTAAGTAAGAAAAAAAAAAGCAAATCGGGCCAAAAAGGAAATGGTGCAGTTGACCA GCTAAAGAGGGAAAATCTCCAACTCGATTGGCTATGTTTCGAAGATGTTTTTTCGAAGGAG ACAAACATGGATGAGATAGCTAAAACACTTTCTGAAGGTTCAACTGATAATCGTGGTCCAGATGATGTTTTTTCCAAAGTTATGGGTAACAATAAATATGGTGCAGTGAATATGTATGGATTAGGTGTTCGAGCTTCTGATCTTTGGGGTAAATTACCAAGTCATAATGTTGTTTGTATGGAGAACATTCAACTCAAGTTAGAGAACACAGAACTTACTGAAGAAAATGTACATCTGAAAGAAAAGTTG GTTGGTGATgaagtttttttacacaatatacTTAACCCTAGCGAGAAGGTAGGAAGAGGATGGTTGAGGACCTTGGATCCAACTGAGGTAATTGGCGGTGTAGAGATTGAAGACGATTGGTGTGCGGTTCACCTTCAACATGTCCTTAAAAAAGGTGCTGATATGGTTAGGCCATTTGATCTGATTAAGAAAGTTGAAGACGCTACAGGCGTAACTATCGCGTGA
- the LOC139851770 gene encoding uncharacterized protein: protein MVKWAIELGDHVITFLPRHLVKGQVIADFLVELPSNMIKQGETTITRRETDEFWELYTDGASSEEGVGIGLILVSPNGEKITYAIRLKFAASNNEAEHEALIAGLRLAKSIDVRQLTAYVDSQLVTSQLNGSFEARDSSMQKYLELTKALTKTFAAFEIKQIPRNVTRKQML from the coding sequence ATGGTGAAGTGGGCAATAGAACTTGGTGATCACGTGATCACCTTCCTCCCGAGACATTTAGTCAAAGGCCAGGTCATAGCCGACTTCCTGGTGGAGCTCCCCTCTAACATGATCAAACAAGGTGAAACCACCATCACAAGAAGGGAAACGGACGAATTCTGGGAACTATATACGGATGGAGCGTCGAGTGAGGAGGGGGTCGGCATAGGCCTAATCCTCGTTTCCCCAAACGGAGAAAAAATAACCTATGCTATCCGGTTGAAGTTCGCCGCCTCAAACAACGAGGCCGAACACGAAGCACTAATAGCCGGATTACGCTTGGCAAAAAGTATTGATGTACGACAACTCACAGCTTATGTCGACTCACAACTGGTAACAAGCCAGTTAAACGGCAGCTTCGAAGCAAGAGATTCATCAATGCAAAAATACCTAGAGCTTACAAAAGCACTAACCAAAACCTTCGCGGCATTTGAAATAaagcaaatacctcgtaatgtaacaaGAAAGCAGATGCTTTGA